A single region of the Triticum dicoccoides isolate Atlit2015 ecotype Zavitan chromosome 2B, WEW_v2.0, whole genome shotgun sequence genome encodes:
- the LOC119365605 gene encoding FCS-Like Zinc finger 1-like, producing the protein MACAFFFDTEPVGEPGVHALDACALCTKPLARDSDIFMYRGDTPFCSDECRHEQMRLDVACARQAAARRQKQFSPGTGSGRARRESWEVSVAS; encoded by the coding sequence ATGGCCTGCGCCTTCTTCTTCGACACCGAGCCGGTCGGCGAGCCCGGCGTGCACGCCCTGGACGCGTGCGCGCTCTGCACCAAGCCGCTCGCGCGGGACAGCGACATCTTCATGTACAGAGGGGACACGCCCTTCTGCAGCGACGAGTGCCGCCACGAGCAGATGCGGCTCGACGTCGCCTGCGCCAGGCAGGCCGCCGCCCGGAGGCAGAAGCAGTTTTCGCCGGGAACGGGGTCCGGGCGTGCACGCCGGGAGTCCTGGGAAGTGTCCGTCGCGAGCTAA